A genomic segment from Tachypleus tridentatus isolate NWPU-2018 unplaced genomic scaffold, ASM421037v1 Hic_cluster_2, whole genome shotgun sequence encodes:
- the LOC143242652 gene encoding uncharacterized protein LOC143242652, with protein sequence MTKIQTKKLACVDYEGTEPQGQNVNENEQHKVQMAVEYHWETGRHDSGKSESCESVSKEQDYGVSFFGVRSYLNNFYEDLTVKTPDIYEEFDEYNYQFLTDQKTDVTKLHSGR encoded by the coding sequence tgTGGACTACGAAGGAACGGAACCACAAGGGCAAAATGTAAACGAAAACGAACAACATAAGGTACAGATGGCAGTAGAGTATCATTGGGAAACAGGTCGACATGACTCAGGAAAATCTGAATCATGTGAGTCAGTAAGTAAGGAACAGGATTATGGCGTTTCTTTTTTTGGCGTTAGGTCatatctaaataatttttatgaagattTGACGGTGAAAACTCCTGATATTTATGAAGAGTTTGATGAGTATAACTATCAGTTCTTGACCGACCAAAAAACAGATGTAACAAAGCTACATTCTGGAAGATAA